The following proteins come from a genomic window of Pelmatolapia mariae isolate MD_Pm_ZW linkage group LG17, Pm_UMD_F_2, whole genome shotgun sequence:
- the nopchap1 gene encoding uncharacterized protein C12orf45 homolog: MELNVKKTSSQALLSCGNGGGLSEKLLLNPKAGRSLQTERVPRSSVLDRLQSFLPQMAEANEKLKRQMEEAPAGRFDIESVDEAERVIEMDVALVELNESGSSSEGDGETSDSEESDCSDDDGEVTEQNFKLPGDKGKKKKVNIMVLDQQGE, encoded by the exons ATGGAATTAAACGTAAAGAAAACGAGCTCACAGGCGTTGCTGTCGTGTGGTAACGGAGGAG GTCTCAGTGAGAAGCTTCTCCTCAATCCAAAAGCTGGAAGATCGCTGCAGACAGAGAGAGTCCCCAGAAGCAGCG TTCTGGACCGGCTGCAGAGCTTCCTCCCtcagatggctgaggccaacgaGAAGCTGAAAAGACAGATGGAGGAGGCTCCTGCTGGACGCTTTGACATAGAGAGTGTGGACGAGGCAGAGAGGGTCATAGAGatg GATGTAGCACTCGTGGAGCTCAATGAGTCAGGCAGCAGCTCCGAAGGTGACGGCGAGACGTCGGACTCTGAGGAGTCGGACTGTAGCGACGATGACGGCGAGGTCACAGAGCAGAACTTTAAACTGCCTGGAGACAAaggcaagaagaagaaagtcAACATCATGGTTCTGGACCAGCAGGGGGAGTAG